In Microbacterium pumilum, the following proteins share a genomic window:
- a CDS encoding carbonic anhydrase → MQRGNARFVAGEPRHPRQDVERRNLLAAGQTPRAALFGCSDSRLAAEIIFDKGLGDLFVVRNAGQVISDSVIGSLEYAVAVLGVPLIVVLGHDECGAVNAAIESTQLDAPALPPHIWRQIAPIVPAVRRVIQQSGNGASLPLEIDAEQVGREHLRDTVAELLHSSELISEAVAEGRLAIVGANYRLAEGAAVPDIVVGAATDEA, encoded by the coding sequence ATGCAGCGCGGCAACGCGCGCTTCGTCGCGGGCGAGCCCCGGCATCCCCGGCAGGACGTCGAACGACGCAATCTCCTGGCCGCGGGTCAGACGCCGCGCGCCGCGCTCTTCGGCTGCTCCGATTCGCGACTTGCCGCCGAGATCATCTTCGACAAGGGTCTCGGCGACCTGTTCGTGGTGCGCAACGCAGGTCAGGTGATCTCGGACTCGGTCATCGGCAGCCTCGAGTACGCGGTCGCCGTGCTCGGCGTACCCCTCATCGTCGTGCTCGGACACGATGAATGCGGCGCCGTGAACGCCGCGATCGAGAGCACCCAGCTCGATGCACCAGCTCTTCCCCCGCACATCTGGCGACAGATCGCGCCGATCGTGCCGGCGGTGCGCCGCGTCATCCAGCAGAGCGGCAACGGTGCGAGCCTGCCCCTCGAGATCGATGCCGAGCAGGTGGGGCGCGAGCATCTCCGGGACACGGTCGCGGAACTGCTGCACTCATCGGAGCTGATCAGCGAAGCCGTGGCCGAGGGACGCCTCGCCATCGTGGGCGCCAACTACCGCCTGGCAGAAGGCGCGGCGGTGCCCGACATCGTCGTCGGCGCCGCGACCGACGAGGCGTGA
- the glpX gene encoding class II fructose-bisphosphatase has translation MVSLTADMNPLHPDRNLALELVRATEAAAIRAVPFIGRGAKESADGAAVDAMRAFFTTVDFDGTIVIGEGEKDDAPMLFNGEHVGSGRGPQCDVAVDPIDGTSLTAAGRNNALSVIAVSDHGTMLDASTVFYMDKLVTGPAGVGVVDIRLPIGENIRLLAKALDKPVDELVVSVLHRPRHEQLIEDIRTAGAGTRLMTDGDVAGGINAARHNARTDMCVGIGGSPEGIVTACAIKALGGHIQGRLWARDDDEKQKGIDAGLKLEGYVYEADELVRGSNTIFVATGVTDGQLVAGVRREGEYLYTESVVLRGASGTLRRISSEHLVSKWL, from the coding sequence ATGGTGAGTCTGACCGCTGATATGAACCCCCTGCATCCCGATCGAAACCTCGCGCTGGAGCTCGTTCGCGCGACCGAAGCCGCAGCCATCCGGGCGGTGCCGTTCATCGGCCGTGGCGCGAAGGAATCGGCGGACGGCGCGGCCGTCGACGCCATGCGGGCGTTCTTCACGACGGTCGACTTCGACGGCACCATCGTGATCGGCGAAGGCGAGAAGGATGACGCCCCGATGCTCTTCAACGGTGAGCACGTCGGCAGCGGCCGCGGACCGCAGTGCGATGTTGCGGTGGACCCGATCGACGGCACCTCGCTCACCGCTGCGGGCCGCAACAACGCGCTTTCGGTCATCGCCGTCTCGGACCACGGGACGATGCTGGACGCTTCCACCGTGTTCTACATGGACAAGCTCGTGACGGGGCCGGCAGGAGTCGGAGTCGTGGACATCCGGCTTCCGATCGGCGAGAACATCCGCCTGCTCGCGAAGGCGCTCGACAAGCCCGTCGACGAGCTCGTCGTATCGGTGCTGCACCGGCCCCGGCACGAGCAGCTCATCGAAGACATCCGGACCGCGGGCGCCGGCACGCGGCTGATGACTGACGGCGACGTCGCCGGCGGCATCAACGCGGCACGCCACAACGCCCGCACCGACATGTGCGTCGGCATCGGCGGCAGCCCCGAGGGAATCGTGACCGCGTGCGCGATCAAGGCTCTCGGGGGTCACATCCAGGGACGGCTCTGGGCACGCGACGACGACGAGAAGCAGAAGGGCATCGACGCCGGGTTGAAGCTCGAAGGCTACGTGTATGAAGCCGACGAGCTGGTGCGAGGGAGCAACACGATCTTCGTCGCGACCGGCGTGACGGATGGTCAGCTGGTGGCAGGTGTGCGCCGCGAGGGGGAGTACCTGTACACGGAGAGCGTGGTGCTGCGCGGCGCCTCGGGCACGCTCCGTCGGATCTCTTCGGAGCACCTCGTCTCGAAGTGGCTGTAG
- the xseA gene encoding exodeoxyribonuclease VII large subunit → MTTFEPQIAPGEAPPPDSVKPRDSTPQAPTSVSRLNETIRGFVSNWGSVWVEGEITGWNLRGGTVFGRLKDLSTDATIAFRIWSSTRERLADDMKVGDHVIACVKADYFVKGGDFSFGVSSMRHVGLGDQLERLERLRAKLRTEGLFDASRKKPIPFLPHVIGLITGERSDAEKDVRRNAELRWPHVRFRAAYASVQGDRCVPETIGALKALDADPNVDVIVIARGGGDPQSLLGFSDERLLRAVAAASTPVVSAIGHENDHPLLDDVADVRASTPTDAAKRLVPDVAEQRAAVAQLRSRLTSRLTQRVTHDIAQLEQLRSRPALRDPDSLLTSRAHEVELLTARGRDRIGRGLEAGARRTAELRATLGALSPASTLARGYAIAHLADGVIVRDAAQAPRGDRVIVTVGRGSFATRSEGEIAEVDGRGVAGDLADAAGTGSEPN, encoded by the coding sequence GTGACGACCTTCGAGCCTCAGATCGCCCCGGGCGAGGCGCCCCCGCCGGATTCCGTCAAGCCGCGCGACTCCACGCCCCAGGCGCCGACATCCGTGTCTCGGCTCAACGAGACGATCCGCGGATTCGTCTCGAATTGGGGCTCGGTGTGGGTCGAGGGTGAGATCACGGGGTGGAACCTCCGCGGCGGCACGGTGTTCGGCCGGCTCAAGGATCTCTCCACCGACGCGACGATCGCATTCCGGATCTGGTCGTCGACGCGCGAGCGGCTTGCGGACGACATGAAGGTCGGCGACCATGTCATCGCCTGCGTCAAGGCCGACTACTTCGTGAAGGGCGGGGACTTCAGCTTCGGCGTCTCGTCGATGCGGCATGTGGGTCTCGGTGATCAGCTCGAGCGCCTCGAGCGCCTTCGCGCCAAGCTGCGAACCGAGGGACTGTTCGACGCGTCGCGCAAGAAGCCGATCCCCTTCCTGCCGCACGTCATCGGACTGATCACGGGCGAACGATCGGATGCCGAGAAGGACGTGCGACGCAACGCCGAGCTGCGCTGGCCGCACGTGCGCTTCCGCGCCGCTTACGCCTCCGTCCAGGGCGACCGGTGCGTGCCCGAGACGATCGGCGCCCTGAAGGCACTGGACGCCGACCCGAACGTCGATGTCATCGTCATCGCCCGCGGCGGCGGCGACCCGCAGAGTCTGCTCGGGTTCAGCGATGAACGACTGCTGCGCGCGGTGGCCGCGGCATCCACCCCCGTCGTCAGTGCGATCGGCCACGAGAACGACCATCCGCTCCTGGACGATGTCGCCGACGTTCGGGCATCCACTCCGACGGACGCGGCCAAGCGGCTGGTTCCGGATGTCGCCGAGCAGCGCGCCGCGGTCGCGCAGCTCCGGTCACGCCTCACGTCGCGGCTGACCCAGCGCGTGACGCACGACATCGCGCAGCTCGAACAGCTGCGGTCGCGGCCCGCGCTGCGCGACCCCGACTCACTGCTCACGTCCCGCGCGCACGAAGTGGAGCTGCTCACCGCGCGGGGACGCGATCGGATCGGCCGGGGTCTCGAGGCGGGTGCACGGCGTACCGCCGAGCTGCGGGCTACGCTCGGTGCCCTCTCGCCCGCATCGACACTCGCCCGCGGCTATGCCATCGCCCATCTGGCCGACGGTGTGATCGTTCGGGATGCCGCGCAGGCGCCGAGGGGCGACAGGGTCATCGTCACGGTGGGGCGCGGATCGTTCGCCACGCGTTCCGAGGGCGAGATCGCCGAGGTGGATGGACGAGGCGTCGCGGGCGACCTCGCCGACGCCGCAGGCACCGGTTCGGAGCCGAACTAG
- a CDS encoding class I SAM-dependent methyltransferase, whose product MASREEMSKSFGSNASVYEAGRPGYPTAAVQWLLDPVHRDGRALRVADAGAGTGKLTRVAVELGAEVVAIDPDAAMLAELRTHVHGVPTFVGSAERMPLPDASVDALLFGQAWHWVDAVAASAEAGRVLRSGGVLGLVWNIRDESVPWVHRLTEIMHGSHAEEMLADGDPAVRDPFDGVEARVWRWSRPMTRDALLAMARSRSYVITAAPDDRDRIESGLADLFDEIGAVGSEPVTLPYVTRAYRTIRP is encoded by the coding sequence ATGGCCAGCCGCGAGGAGATGTCGAAGTCGTTCGGCTCGAACGCCAGCGTGTACGAGGCCGGCCGCCCCGGTTACCCGACCGCGGCGGTGCAGTGGCTGCTCGATCCCGTGCATCGAGACGGTCGCGCGCTCCGAGTGGCGGATGCCGGGGCCGGCACGGGCAAGCTCACCCGCGTCGCGGTGGAGCTGGGTGCAGAGGTCGTCGCGATCGATCCGGACGCGGCCATGCTCGCCGAGCTGCGGACTCACGTTCACGGCGTGCCGACCTTCGTGGGGTCGGCAGAGCGGATGCCGCTCCCCGATGCGTCGGTCGATGCGCTGCTCTTCGGCCAGGCGTGGCATTGGGTCGACGCTGTCGCGGCCTCCGCCGAGGCGGGCCGCGTGCTGCGGTCGGGCGGTGTGCTGGGTCTCGTCTGGAACATCCGCGACGAGTCGGTGCCGTGGGTTCACCGGCTCACCGAGATCATGCACGGCAGCCATGCCGAGGAGATGCTCGCCGACGGCGACCCGGCGGTGCGCGACCCGTTCGACGGGGTCGAGGCGCGTGTCTGGCGATGGAGCAGGCCCATGACCCGAGACGCGCTGCTCGCGATGGCGCGGTCGCGCAGCTATGTCATCACAGCAGCGCCCGACGACCGCGATCGGATCGAGTCGGGCCTCGCCGACCTCTTCGATGAGATCGGAGCCGTCGGCTCGGAGCCGGTGACTCTGCCGTACGTCACGCGCGCCTACCGCACCATCCGGCCGTAG
- a CDS encoding sigma-70 family RNA polymerase sigma factor — translation MPRDGAGDRATDDATRLSALYDAHAAPVWRYVVHLTGDRAAADDVVQETLLRAWRTPRILEQDPATARSWMFTVARHLVIDDARSAHRRREIAVAETPEVATADLTDALFEAILVEEALASLSSDHRTVIVRAYFGGLPITEIAAELDIPAGTVKSRLHYGLRALRLALQEKGVTR, via the coding sequence ATGCCACGTGACGGTGCTGGTGACCGTGCGACTGACGATGCCACGCGCTTGAGTGCGCTTTATGACGCGCACGCCGCGCCGGTGTGGCGCTACGTCGTGCACCTCACCGGAGATCGAGCAGCGGCCGACGATGTCGTGCAGGAGACGCTGCTGCGCGCGTGGCGCACACCCCGCATCCTCGAGCAGGATCCTGCCACCGCCCGGTCGTGGATGTTCACGGTCGCCCGTCACCTCGTGATAGACGACGCGCGCAGTGCTCATCGCCGCCGTGAGATCGCGGTCGCCGAGACTCCGGAGGTCGCGACGGCAGACCTGACGGATGCGCTCTTCGAGGCGATCCTCGTCGAGGAGGCGCTCGCATCGCTCTCTTCCGATCACCGCACAGTCATCGTCCGCGCGTACTTCGGCGGCCTTCCGATCACCGAGATCGCGGCGGAACTCGACATCCCCGCGGGCACCGTCAAGTCGCGGCTTCACTACGGACTTCGCGCCCTGCGGCTCGCGCTGCAGGAGAAGGGGGTGACGCGATGA
- a CDS encoding 4-hydroxy-3-methylbut-2-enyl diphosphate reductase: MPVPRIPRRREPLQDIPVGRPKRVLLASPRGYCAGVDRAVVAVEKALERYGAPVYVRKQIVHNIHVVTELEQKGAVFVEEVDEVPAGSHVVFSAHGVSPAVVNAASDRGLQAIDATCPLVTKVHREAVRFARDDYEILLIGHEGHEEVEGTAGEAPDHVTVVNSPDHADVVEVRDPSKVVWLSQTTLSVDETMETVRRLRERFPQLQDPPSDDICYATQNRQVAIKKVAKDADLVIVVGSANSSNSVRLVEVALEYGAKAAYRVDYADEVEQAWFEGVATVGVTSGASVPEVLVQQVMEDLALAGFRDVEEVRTAEEDLLFSLPKELRQDADGRRDDRALGGRGR, translated from the coding sequence ATGCCCGTCCCGCGCATTCCGCGACGGCGCGAACCGCTCCAGGATATCCCGGTCGGCCGACCCAAGCGGGTGCTCCTCGCCTCGCCTCGCGGCTACTGCGCCGGAGTCGACCGCGCCGTCGTCGCCGTCGAGAAGGCGCTCGAGCGTTACGGGGCTCCCGTCTACGTCCGAAAGCAGATCGTCCACAACATCCACGTCGTGACCGAGCTCGAGCAGAAGGGGGCGGTCTTCGTCGAAGAGGTCGACGAGGTGCCGGCGGGTTCTCACGTCGTCTTCAGCGCACACGGTGTGTCACCGGCCGTCGTCAACGCGGCATCCGATCGCGGCCTGCAGGCCATCGACGCGACCTGCCCGCTCGTGACGAAGGTGCACCGCGAGGCGGTCCGGTTCGCGCGCGACGATTACGAGATCCTGCTGATCGGCCACGAGGGTCACGAGGAGGTCGAAGGGACCGCCGGTGAGGCTCCCGACCACGTCACGGTCGTGAACTCGCCGGACCACGCGGATGTCGTGGAGGTGCGCGACCCGTCGAAGGTGGTGTGGCTGTCGCAGACGACACTCTCGGTGGACGAGACGATGGAGACCGTGCGGCGCCTGCGCGAGCGCTTCCCGCAGCTGCAGGATCCGCCGTCGGATGACATCTGCTACGCCACCCAGAACCGCCAGGTGGCGATCAAGAAGGTCGCGAAGGATGCCGATCTCGTGATCGTCGTCGGCTCGGCCAACTCGTCGAACAGCGTCCGGCTCGTCGAGGTGGCTCTCGAATACGGCGCCAAGGCGGCGTACCGCGTCGACTACGCCGATGAGGTGGAGCAGGCCTGGTTCGAGGGCGTCGCGACCGTCGGTGTGACGAGCGGTGCCTCGGTGCCCGAGGTGCTCGTGCAGCAGGTCATGGAAGACCTGGCGCTCGCCGGCTTCCGCGATGTGGAAGAGGTGCGCACCGCCGAGGAGGACCTGCTGTTCTCGCTCCCGAAAGAGCTGCGTCAGGATGCCGACGGCCGGCGTGATGACCGCGCCCTGGGAGGACGTGGCCGCTGA
- a CDS encoding 3'-5' exonuclease — protein sequence MPLDFTAIDFETANSSNASACAVGFARVRDGQVVATAGWLIRPPAGHDRFFELNTRIHGIQAEDVIDAKGWTEQLGDLAAFAGADVLVAHNAGFDMAVLKRACEATGDDCPPYRYACSLQVARKLYQLESYRLPFVAAQAGFADFPHHNATADALACAHIMIDAARRVGADDIEALAQAASIRVCQIAITDAPAVSFAVA from the coding sequence GTGCCCCTGGACTTCACCGCGATCGACTTCGAGACGGCGAACTCCAGCAACGCGTCAGCGTGCGCGGTCGGGTTCGCCCGGGTGCGAGACGGCCAGGTCGTGGCGACGGCGGGATGGCTCATCCGCCCACCGGCAGGGCACGACCGTTTCTTCGAGCTGAACACGCGGATCCACGGCATCCAGGCCGAAGACGTCATCGACGCGAAGGGCTGGACCGAGCAGCTCGGCGATCTCGCCGCCTTCGCCGGCGCGGATGTGCTGGTCGCACACAACGCCGGCTTCGACATGGCGGTGCTCAAGCGCGCGTGCGAGGCGACCGGTGACGACTGCCCGCCGTACCGCTACGCGTGCAGCCTGCAGGTCGCCCGCAAGCTGTACCAGCTGGAGTCCTACCGCCTGCCGTTCGTCGCGGCGCAGGCGGGGTTCGCCGACTTCCCGCACCACAACGCCACCGCCGACGCCTTGGCGTGCGCGCACATCATGATCGACGCCGCGCGCCGCGTCGGTGCCGACGACATCGAGGCACTGGCCCAGGCAGCATCGATCCGGGTCTGCCAGATCGCGATCACCGACGCCCCCGCCGTGTCGTTCGCGGTCGCCTGA
- a CDS encoding zf-HC2 domain-containing protein, producing the protein MTNPDHAYFAEWDAAYLLGALSPADRRLFEAHLQDCDACRAAIVETAPTIGLLSRVSPERAESLLEPADAGDGPSSERRGDLIALGVRQARRRRRTWWATGVAAAAAVVTAVVLAVTISIAPAVRNIQVVALEPVADLPITATVELVDVAWGTRLEMICRYTEPADPDEPSKGWPYALVIEAADGTTSEVSSWLAFPGTTARLGAGTSLDPDQISAIEIRSVTSGKVLMRTELTG; encoded by the coding sequence ATGACGAACCCGGATCACGCGTACTTCGCGGAATGGGACGCCGCCTACCTCCTCGGCGCGCTGAGCCCCGCAGACCGACGGCTGTTCGAGGCGCACCTGCAGGACTGCGACGCGTGCCGCGCGGCGATCGTCGAGACCGCCCCCACGATCGGGCTGCTGTCCCGCGTCTCGCCCGAGCGCGCCGAGTCGCTGCTCGAGCCGGCCGACGCGGGTGACGGGCCCAGCAGTGAGCGCCGCGGGGACCTCATCGCCCTGGGGGTCCGCCAGGCGCGCCGGCGTCGTCGCACCTGGTGGGCGACCGGTGTCGCGGCCGCGGCGGCAGTCGTCACCGCGGTGGTCCTGGCGGTCACCATCTCGATCGCGCCCGCTGTGCGCAACATCCAGGTCGTGGCCCTCGAGCCTGTCGCCGACCTGCCGATCACGGCGACGGTCGAACTCGTCGACGTGGCATGGGGCACGCGGCTCGAGATGATCTGCCGCTACACCGAGCCTGCAGACCCCGATGAACCCTCGAAGGGATGGCCGTACGCACTCGTGATCGAAGCCGCGGACGGTACGACCAGCGAGGTGTCGAGCTGGCTGGCGTTCCCCGGCACGACGGCCCGGCTGGGTGCCGGGACATCCCTCGACCCCGATCAGATCTCCGCCATCGAGATCCGCTCCGTCACGTCGGGAAAGGTCCTCATGCGGACTGAACTGACCGGGTAG
- the fbaA gene encoding class II fructose-bisphosphate aldolase, producing the protein MPVATPEQYADMLDRAKAGGFAYPAINVSSSQTINSVLQGLTEAGSDGILQVTTGGADYFAGQSVKARATGALAFAKFATEVAKNYPITVALHTDHCPKDALPGFVIPLIEASEEEVRAGRNPIFQSHMWDGSAVPLDENIEIAKDLLPRLKNINAILEVEIGVVGGEEDGVQHEGSNDALYTTVADVTKAVEALGLGENGRYISALTFGNVHGVYKPGNVKLRPELLGEIQEGIAARFGTAAKPLDLVFHGGSGSTSEEISLAVSNGVVKMNIDTDTQYAFTRSVAGFMFSNYDGVLKVDGEVGNKKAYDPRAWGKVAESAMAVRVVEATQQLGSHGKSLGV; encoded by the coding sequence ATGCCCGTCGCCACTCCCGAGCAGTACGCCGACATGCTGGATCGCGCCAAGGCAGGCGGATTCGCGTATCCCGCGATCAACGTCTCCAGCTCGCAGACGATCAACTCCGTGCTCCAAGGTCTGACCGAGGCGGGGTCCGACGGAATCCTCCAGGTCACCACGGGCGGTGCGGACTACTTCGCCGGGCAGAGCGTCAAAGCCCGCGCCACTGGCGCCCTCGCCTTCGCCAAGTTCGCCACCGAGGTCGCGAAGAACTATCCGATCACGGTCGCGCTCCACACCGATCACTGCCCGAAGGATGCTCTGCCGGGCTTTGTGATCCCCCTCATCGAGGCATCAGAGGAAGAGGTCAGGGCCGGCCGCAACCCGATCTTCCAGTCGCACATGTGGGACGGCTCCGCGGTCCCCCTCGATGAGAACATCGAGATCGCGAAGGACCTGCTCCCCCGTCTCAAGAACATCAACGCCATCCTCGAGGTCGAGATCGGCGTCGTCGGCGGCGAGGAGGACGGCGTCCAGCACGAAGGCTCGAACGATGCGCTGTACACGACGGTGGCGGATGTCACCAAGGCCGTCGAAGCGCTCGGACTCGGCGAGAACGGCCGCTACATCTCGGCCCTCACGTTCGGCAACGTGCACGGCGTGTACAAGCCGGGCAACGTCAAGCTGCGCCCCGAACTGCTCGGCGAGATCCAGGAGGGCATCGCCGCGCGCTTCGGCACCGCAGCGAAGCCGCTCGACCTCGTCTTCCACGGCGGCAGCGGCTCGACCTCCGAGGAGATCTCGCTCGCGGTCTCGAACGGCGTCGTCAAGATGAACATCGACACCGACACCCAGTACGCGTTCACGCGTTCGGTGGCCGGCTTCATGTTCTCGAACTACGACGGCGTCCTGAAGGTCGACGGCGAGGTCGGGAACAAGAAGGCCTACGACCCCCGTGCATGGGGCAAGGTCGCCGAGTCGGCGATGGCCGTCCGCGTCGTCGAGGCCACCCAGCAGCTCGGTTCGCACGGCAAGAGCCTCGGCGTTTAG
- a CDS encoding DUF4245 family protein produces MAQAPRVVAELGRPETPEETADRKAAASEAYRASKTTRNLIAALLVTLAVVLVIILGVPRGAPPAPDRIDVAAVARDVEQAEGRRVVIPDAPEDWLVNSATVDGDSTRAWTVVYVPAEGFVRVSQGFDADESWPARVLGGAEADDTVTIGGVEWDRYAIDDPAKAGNVSGALSTEAGTDTVIVYGFADDKALETAAASVAEQVLELREEAE; encoded by the coding sequence ATGGCGCAGGCGCCCCGCGTGGTCGCCGAGCTCGGCAGGCCGGAGACCCCGGAAGAGACCGCCGACCGCAAGGCCGCGGCGTCGGAGGCCTATCGGGCGAGCAAGACCACCCGCAATCTCATCGCGGCACTGCTCGTGACGCTCGCTGTCGTGCTGGTCATCATCCTGGGGGTCCCCCGCGGCGCACCGCCGGCGCCCGACCGGATCGACGTCGCGGCCGTCGCCCGCGACGTCGAGCAGGCCGAGGGCCGGAGGGTCGTCATCCCCGATGCCCCCGAGGACTGGCTGGTGAACAGCGCGACGGTCGACGGTGACTCCACCCGCGCGTGGACCGTCGTCTATGTTCCCGCCGAGGGCTTCGTCCGCGTCTCCCAGGGGTTCGACGCCGACGAGTCCTGGCCGGCACGGGTGCTCGGCGGGGCAGAAGCAGACGACACCGTGACGATCGGCGGCGTCGAGTGGGACCGCTACGCCATCGACGACCCTGCGAAGGCCGGCAACGTCTCGGGCGCCCTCTCCACTGAGGCTGGTACCGATACCGTCATCGTTTACGGATTCGCCGACGACAAGGCGCTCGAGACCGCCGCCGCTTCTGTGGCGGAACAGGTCCTCGAACTCCGCGAGGAGGCCGAGTGA
- a CDS encoding DUF6264 family protein encodes MTDQTPDSPPRPQYGEYATPEEQRARIRQPDATTLAASAGPAVQLEPTPPAVVPGRASAPAATAERRPRPYDRIITFALLAYGLVNVVTSIPALVDYGAYTDTVFRLLGVDVELSDPAAGRPWGIAAAIILAVGWAITAALSLWSLRRGRLTWWIPLVGGIVFTFACGSLMLVPLMSDPAVWDVLVGSVR; translated from the coding sequence ATGACCGACCAGACCCCCGATTCGCCGCCGCGGCCGCAGTACGGCGAGTACGCGACGCCCGAGGAGCAGCGCGCCCGCATCCGTCAGCCGGACGCGACGACCCTGGCCGCGAGTGCCGGACCAGCGGTTCAGCTCGAGCCCACGCCCCCGGCGGTCGTCCCGGGACGGGCGTCCGCGCCGGCCGCTACGGCCGAGCGCCGACCACGGCCCTACGACCGCATCATCACGTTCGCGCTGCTCGCGTATGGGCTGGTGAACGTCGTGACATCGATCCCCGCACTCGTGGACTACGGCGCCTACACCGACACGGTCTTCAGGCTGCTCGGGGTCGACGTCGAGCTGTCCGACCCCGCCGCGGGACGGCCCTGGGGCATCGCGGCCGCGATCATCCTCGCGGTCGGCTGGGCCATCACGGCTGCGCTGTCTCTGTGGAGCCTGCGCCGCGGACGGCTGACATGGTGGATCCCGCTCGTCGGAGGCATCGTCTTCACGTTCGCGTGCGGCAGTCTCATGCTGGTGCCGCTCATGTCCGATCCCGCCGTCTGGGACGTCCTGGTCGGCTCGGTCCGCTGA
- a CDS encoding exodeoxyribonuclease VII small subunit, with product MTEAAADVGSLTFEQARDELVRVVAELEQGTPTLEHSLALWERGESLAARCEEWLLGAKRRLDAARSTGAAAASAPSGEGTVA from the coding sequence ATGACCGAAGCCGCCGCTGACGTGGGGTCGCTCACGTTCGAGCAGGCCCGCGACGAGCTCGTGAGGGTCGTTGCCGAGCTCGAGCAGGGCACGCCCACACTCGAACACTCGCTCGCCCTGTGGGAGCGCGGCGAATCGCTCGCGGCACGGTGCGAGGAGTGGCTCCTCGGCGCGAAGCGTCGCCTCGATGCCGCCCGTTCCACGGGCGCCGCGGCAGCGTCGGCGCCCTCGGGCGAAGGCACGGTGGCGTGA
- a CDS encoding DNA recombination protein RmuC, with translation MDALILSGVVIGSLLLGALAGWVLGIARSSARSTREHAEVKARLAAAEAARLGVQAQLDHQQLLYRDLAGQARADQAAREERERREQSVLRALAPVQETLHSMQTKVDELERDRHTQFGTLAEQLRRANETDDALRTMTESLASALRSGSTRGVWGETQLRRVVEAAGLTRYIDFDTQTSIMSDAGAGRPDMVIRLPGDKAIAVDAKVPLDAYLEASAISLTAQGAEAARRRALLDKHVKAVRSHVDALAKKTYWAGLPSSPEFVVCFLPSESLLAAALEEDPSLLDYAFGKRVALASPVNLWAVLKTVAYTWTQQDVSREARTLFELGNQLYERLGGLAKHADDLRRAIERTVDSYNSFAGSLETRVLVSARRFPGIDQTKLDALAQPGAIDKAPRRLTAPELLDGALAMDEPSALADLGDLRDRLADTPEHDPAA, from the coding sequence ATGGACGCACTCATCCTCTCCGGCGTGGTGATCGGATCCCTGCTGCTCGGCGCACTCGCCGGCTGGGTTCTCGGCATCGCGCGAAGCAGCGCCCGGAGCACGCGCGAGCACGCCGAGGTGAAAGCGCGACTCGCCGCAGCCGAGGCGGCGCGACTGGGCGTGCAGGCCCAGCTCGACCACCAGCAGCTGCTGTATCGCGACCTCGCCGGCCAGGCTCGAGCCGACCAGGCCGCGCGCGAAGAGCGCGAGCGCCGCGAGCAGTCCGTCCTGCGGGCGCTGGCTCCGGTCCAAGAGACCCTGCACTCGATGCAGACCAAGGTCGACGAGCTCGAGCGCGACCGGCACACCCAGTTCGGCACGCTCGCCGAGCAGCTGCGGCGCGCGAATGAGACCGACGATGCCCTGCGGACGATGACCGAGTCACTCGCGAGTGCGCTGCGCTCGGGCAGCACTCGGGGCGTCTGGGGCGAGACCCAGCTGCGGCGAGTGGTCGAGGCGGCAGGACTCACGCGCTACATCGACTTCGACACGCAGACCTCGATCATGTCGGATGCCGGGGCCGGCCGCCCCGACATGGTCATCCGCCTTCCCGGTGACAAGGCGATCGCCGTCGACGCGAAGGTGCCGCTCGACGCGTACCTGGAGGCGAGCGCGATCTCGCTGACCGCGCAGGGCGCAGAGGCGGCGCGCCGCCGAGCGCTGCTCGACAAGCACGTCAAGGCCGTGCGATCGCATGTCGACGCGCTGGCGAAGAAGACGTACTGGGCGGGTCTGCCGTCGAGCCCCGAGTTCGTCGTGTGCTTCCTGCCGAGCGAGTCGCTGCTGGCGGCCGCGCTCGAAGAGGATCCGTCGCTGCTGGATTACGCGTTCGGCAAGCGCGTCGCGCTCGCCTCGCCGGTGAACCTGTGGGCAGTGCTGAAGACCGTCGCCTACACCTGGACGCAGCAGGATGTGTCGCGAGAGGCCCGGACGCTGTTCGAGCTCGGCAACCAGCTCTACGAGCGGCTGGGCGGGCTGGCGAAGCACGCCGACGATCTTCGCCGTGCGATCGAGCGCACCGTCGACAGCTACAACAGCTTCGCGGGCTCGCTCGAGACCCGGGTGCTCGTGAGTGCGCGGCGGTTCCCCGGCATCGACCAGACCAAGCTCGACGCCCTGGCACAGCCGGGGGCGATCGACAAAGCACCGCGGCGGCTCACCGCTCCCGAACTGCTGGACGGTGCGCTGGCCATGGACGAGCCTTCTGCCCTGGCCGATCTGGGAGACCTGCGCGACCGGCTCGCCGATACGCCGGAGCACGATCCCGCAGCGTGA